From one Pseudomonas sp. S35 genomic stretch:
- a CDS encoding LysR family transcriptional regulator, with translation MDRLHAMRVFVTVVDLGSQSAAADHLDLSRPVVSRYLAELEDWVGARLMHRTTRKLSLTAAGSETLPRCRQLLELCGDMQAAVSEPDDAPRGLLRLSVSTSFGQAQLAEAIAEYVKRYPLVTVDLQMLDRTVNLVDERIDLAIRTSNDLDPNLIARRLTVCRSVVCATPAYLLEHPAPQKVEALARHNCLTHSYFGKSLWHFEEHGEHVSVPVHGNITANEASTLLRLTLAGAGVAMLPSYQAGDHIRRGELVRLLPHAEPRQMNIYAVYASRKHMPSALRSLLDFLVVRFPEQPVWDVGL, from the coding sequence ATGGATCGCCTTCACGCCATGCGCGTGTTTGTCACCGTGGTGGACCTGGGCAGCCAGTCCGCCGCCGCCGACCACCTGGACCTGTCTCGCCCGGTGGTCTCGCGTTACCTGGCCGAGTTGGAAGACTGGGTCGGTGCGCGCCTGATGCACCGCACCACGCGCAAGCTGAGCCTCACGGCCGCTGGCAGCGAAACCTTGCCGCGCTGCCGACAATTGCTGGAACTGTGCGGCGACATGCAGGCCGCCGTCAGCGAACCGGATGACGCGCCCCGAGGCTTGCTGCGCCTGAGTGTCAGCACCTCGTTCGGCCAGGCGCAATTGGCCGAGGCGATTGCCGAGTACGTCAAGCGCTACCCCTTGGTCACGGTCGACCTGCAAATGCTCGACCGTACGGTGAACCTGGTGGATGAACGCATCGACCTGGCCATTCGCACCAGTAATGACCTGGACCCCAACTTGATCGCACGTCGCCTGACCGTCTGTCGTTCTGTTGTGTGTGCAACGCCGGCATATCTGCTGGAGCACCCGGCCCCGCAGAAGGTCGAAGCGCTTGCCCGGCACAACTGCCTGACCCACTCGTACTTCGGCAAAAGCCTGTGGCATTTCGAGGAACATGGCGAGCACGTGTCGGTGCCAGTGCACGGCAACATCACGGCCAACGAGGCCAGCACGCTGTTACGCCTGACCCTGGCGGGAGCCGGGGTGGCGATGCTGCCCAGTTACCAGGCCGGCGATCACATCCGCCGTGGCGAACTGGTGCGCCTGCTGCCCCACGCCGAGCCCCGGCAGATGAATATCTACGCGGTCTACGCCTCACGCAAACACATGCCGTCGGCGCTGCGCAGCCTGCTGGATTTCCTGGTGGTGAGGTTCCCGGAACAGCCGGTGTGGGACGTCGGTCTGTAG
- a CDS encoding MDR family MFS transporter, whose product MTQLNQPTPPLPAVRSILASLMMAIFLGALDQTIVAVSMPAISAQFHDVNLLAWVISGYMVAMTVAVPIYGKLGDLYGRRPMMLIGMGVFTVASLFCGMAQNMEQLVLARVLQGIGAGGMISVSQAIIGDIIAPRERGRYQGYFSSMYAVASVAGPVLGGYMTEYLSWRWVFLINLPLGAGAWYVAHRTLVGLPVPQRKPIIDYLGTVLMIIGLTALLLGITEIGQGHHWRDSQVLGLLASALVALTLFVWHERRAREPLLPMHLFANRSAVLCWCTVFFTSFQAISLTVLMPLRFQTVTGGGADSAALHLLPLAIGLPIGAYSAGRMTSVTGRYKPMILSGALLSPLAILGMAFSAPQDVLLTGVFMLLCGIAAGMQFPTSLVGSQNSVEQRDIGVATSTTNLFRSLGGAVGVACMSALLLALLQDSSFAHLASGALVAEGSSGNVLLDGLNAAPGPAQDALRGELGVTFRHLLMVSAAVSLLGLAAAIAMPNRVLRGREDKAK is encoded by the coding sequence GTGACTCAGCTCAATCAGCCTACGCCACCGCTGCCGGCGGTGCGCAGTATCCTCGCCTCATTGATGATGGCGATCTTCTTGGGTGCCCTGGACCAGACCATCGTCGCCGTGTCCATGCCCGCCATCTCCGCGCAATTTCATGACGTCAACCTGCTGGCCTGGGTGATCTCCGGCTACATGGTCGCGATGACAGTGGCGGTGCCGATCTACGGCAAGCTCGGCGACCTGTACGGGCGCCGGCCGATGATGCTGATCGGCATGGGGGTGTTCACCGTGGCGTCGCTGTTTTGTGGCATGGCCCAAAATATGGAGCAACTGGTGCTGGCGCGGGTGCTGCAAGGCATCGGCGCCGGCGGGATGATCTCGGTGAGCCAAGCGATCATCGGCGACATCATCGCGCCCCGTGAGCGTGGGCGTTACCAGGGTTATTTCAGCAGCATGTACGCAGTGGCCAGCGTGGCCGGGCCGGTGTTGGGCGGTTACATGACCGAGTACCTGTCGTGGCGCTGGGTGTTCTTGATCAACCTGCCGCTGGGCGCCGGTGCCTGGTACGTGGCCCATCGCACCCTGGTGGGGCTGCCAGTGCCGCAGCGCAAGCCGATCATCGATTACCTCGGCACCGTGCTGATGATCATCGGCTTGACTGCCTTGTTGCTGGGCATCACCGAAATCGGCCAGGGCCATCATTGGCGTGACAGCCAGGTGCTGGGGTTGCTGGCCAGCGCGCTGGTGGCGTTGACGTTGTTTGTGTGGCACGAGCGCCGTGCGCGGGAACCGCTGCTGCCGATGCATTTGTTCGCCAACCGTAGCGCGGTGCTGTGTTGGTGCACGGTGTTTTTCACCAGCTTCCAGGCGATTTCCCTGACCGTGCTGATGCCCCTGCGCTTTCAGACCGTGACCGGAGGCGGTGCCGACAGTGCGGCCTTGCACTTGTTGCCCCTGGCGATTGGCCTGCCTATCGGCGCGTATTCTGCCGGGCGCATGACGTCGGTGACCGGGCGCTACAAACCGATGATCCTGAGCGGTGCGCTGTTAAGCCCGCTGGCGATTCTGGGCATGGCCTTCAGCGCGCCCCAGGACGTGCTGCTGACCGGCGTGTTCATGCTGTTGTGCGGGATCGCTGCCGGCATGCAATTCCCCACCTCTTTGGTGGGCTCGCAAAACTCGGTGGAACAGCGGGACATCGGCGTCGCCACCAGCACCACCAACCTGTTCCGCTCCCTGGGCGGTGCGGTAGGCGTGGCGTGCATGTCGGCGTTGCTGCTGGCGTTGTTGCAGGATTCCAGCTTCGCTCATTTGGCCAGCGGTGCGCTGGTGGCCGAGGGCAGTTCCGGCAATGTGCTGCTCGATGGCCTGAACGCTGCGCCGGGCCCGGCGCAGGATGCACTGCGTGGCGAGTTGGGGGTGACGTTCCGGCACTTGTTGATGGTGAGTGCAGCGGTGTCGTTGCTGGGGTTGGCGGCGGCGATAGCGATGCCCAATCGGGTGCTGCGTGGTCGGGAAGACAAAGCGAAGTAA
- a CDS encoding MBL fold metallo-hydrolase, with amino-acid sequence MFSTLKRLTLATAALAFAAHASAADLTLDVYNPGEAAIFPVTSVLVSGAKDAILVDAQFGKGQAEQLVQKIRASGKNLTTIYISHGDPDYYFGLDTLTAAFPDAKVLAPQPVVDHINATVAGKLEFWGPKMGADKPAKTIVPQVLQGHSLTLEGKQLDVIGLDGPQPDRSFVWIPSIKAVVGGVVVAENIHLWMADTQGAQSHKDWLTTLQRIENLKPRTVIPGHYLGTPSPKSVAFTADYIKAFDVETAKAKDSAALIAAMKKRYPTLADESSLELSAKVAKGEMKW; translated from the coding sequence ATGTTCTCAACCCTCAAGCGCTTGACCCTAGCCACCGCCGCCCTGGCGTTTGCCGCCCACGCCTCGGCGGCCGACCTGACCCTCGACGTGTACAACCCAGGCGAAGCCGCGATCTTCCCGGTGACCTCGGTGCTGGTCAGCGGCGCCAAGGACGCGATCCTGGTAGACGCGCAATTCGGCAAGGGCCAGGCCGAGCAACTGGTGCAGAAGATCCGCGCCAGTGGCAAAAACCTGACCACCATCTACATCAGCCACGGCGACCCGGATTACTACTTCGGCCTCGACACCCTCACCGCCGCGTTCCCGGATGCCAAGGTGCTCGCGCCGCAACCGGTGGTCGACCATATCAACGCCACCGTGGCCGGCAAGCTTGAGTTCTGGGGCCCGAAGATGGGCGCCGACAAACCGGCTAAAACCATCGTGCCGCAGGTGCTGCAAGGCCATAGCCTGACGTTGGAAGGTAAACAGCTGGACGTGATCGGCCTGGACGGCCCACAGCCGGACCGCAGCTTTGTGTGGATCCCGTCGATCAAGGCCGTGGTCGGTGGCGTCGTGGTCGCCGAAAACATCCATCTGTGGATGGCCGACACCCAGGGCGCGCAATCTCACAAGGACTGGCTGACCACCCTGCAGCGCATCGAAAACCTGAAACCGCGCACCGTGATTCCCGGCCATTACCTGGGCACGCCGTCGCCGAAATCCGTGGCCTTTACTGCCGACTACATCAAGGCCTTCGACGTAGAAACCGCCAAGGCCAAGGACTCTGCCGCCCTCATCGCGGCCATGAAAAAACGTTACCCCACCCTGGCCGACGAAAGCTCCCTGGAGCTGAGTGCCAAAGTCGCCAAGGGCGAAATGAAGTGGTGA
- a CDS encoding helix-turn-helix domain-containing protein — protein MTNTAIPVFKLYGENQQWPTPDLLHCETISRRSREYQWEIQPHRHADLCQLLYVHKGQAQLEIEGQRTTLNEATLQVLPPLCVHGFRFAEDVEGYVVTLSAPLVSHLQAQLGATAGGLHTLGSYPAGKDSDYLNSQFARLQDEYADDQPARDMMMHALVSVLLVWISRQAIQRRHSRAPRGREYFRRFTQLVEQHYREHPKIEDLAHKLGISVSHLNGTCRELGGQPALQIMHDRQLLEAKRLLTYTSMTINEMSEVLGFSDPTNFSRLFRRRVGFSPKAFREQLKAESPAT, from the coding sequence ATGACCAACACCGCGATTCCGGTCTTCAAGCTTTACGGGGAAAACCAGCAATGGCCGACCCCCGATTTGTTGCACTGCGAAACCATTTCCCGACGCAGTCGGGAATACCAGTGGGAAATCCAGCCCCACCGGCACGCGGATCTGTGCCAGTTGCTGTACGTGCACAAGGGCCAGGCCCAGTTGGAAATCGAAGGCCAACGCACCACCCTCAACGAAGCCACCCTGCAGGTATTGCCGCCGTTGTGCGTGCATGGGTTCCGTTTTGCCGAAGATGTCGAAGGCTATGTGGTGACACTCTCGGCGCCACTGGTGAGCCACTTGCAAGCCCAACTGGGTGCGACAGCAGGCGGTCTGCACACCTTGGGCAGCTACCCGGCGGGCAAGGACAGCGATTACCTCAACAGCCAGTTCGCCCGCCTGCAGGACGAATACGCCGACGACCAACCGGCCCGGGACATGATGATGCACGCGCTGGTCAGTGTGCTGCTGGTGTGGATCAGCCGCCAGGCCATCCAGCGTCGCCATTCGCGTGCGCCAAGGGGGCGCGAGTATTTCCGGCGGTTTACCCAATTGGTCGAACAGCACTACCGCGAACACCCCAAGATCGAGGATCTGGCCCACAAGCTGGGTATCTCGGTCTCACACCTGAATGGGACGTGTCGCGAACTGGGTGGGCAGCCCGCCTTGCAGATCATGCATGATCGCCAGTTGCTGGAAGCCAAGCGCCTGCTGACCTACACCAGCATGACCATCAATGAAATGTCGGAGGTGCTGGGGTTTTCCGACCCGACCAACTTCTCACGGCTGTTTCGCCGGCGGGTCGGGTTCTCACCCAAGGCGTTTCGCGAGCAACTCAAGGCCGAATCGCCGGCTACCTGA
- the pobA gene encoding 4-hydroxybenzoate 3-monooxygenase: MKTQVAIIGAGPSGLLLGQLLHNAGIETLILERQSADYVQGRIRAGVLEQGMVDLLRQAGVSQRMDAEGLVHDGFELALDGQLTHIDLKALTGGQSVMIYGQTEVTRDLMAARDAAGAVTFYEARDVQPHDLKTDRPWLTFEHQGEAFRLECDYIAGCDGFHGVARQSIPAESLKIFERVYPFGWLGILADTPPVHAELVYAKHPRGFALCSMRSPTRSRYYLQVPAEEPLDEWSDARFWDELKTRLPRSLAEQLVTGPSIEKSIAPLRSFVVEPMQYGRLFLLGDAAHIVPPTGAKGLNLAASDVSTLFRILLKVYGEGRVDLLERYSAICLRRVWKAERFSWWMTSMLHQFPEADGFSQRIAQSELEYFIHSEAGRTTIAENYVGLPYEAIE; this comes from the coding sequence CTGAAAACCCAAGTCGCCATTATCGGCGCCGGTCCTTCCGGACTGCTGCTCGGCCAATTGCTGCACAACGCCGGTATTGAGACCCTTATCCTAGAGCGCCAGAGCGCCGACTACGTGCAAGGCCGCATCCGCGCCGGGGTGCTGGAGCAGGGCATGGTCGACCTGCTGCGCCAGGCGGGTGTCAGCCAACGCATGGATGCCGAAGGCCTGGTGCATGACGGCTTCGAGCTGGCGCTGGACGGGCAGCTCACCCACATCGACCTCAAGGCCTTGACCGGCGGCCAATCGGTGATGATCTACGGCCAGACCGAAGTCACCCGCGACCTGATGGCCGCCCGTGACGCGGCCGGCGCTGTCACGTTCTACGAAGCGCGTGACGTGCAGCCCCATGATCTTAAAACTGATCGACCCTGGCTGACCTTCGAACACCAGGGCGAGGCGTTTCGCCTGGAGTGCGATTACATCGCCGGCTGTGATGGTTTCCACGGCGTGGCGCGCCAGTCGATCCCGGCTGAGTCACTGAAAATCTTTGAACGCGTCTACCCCTTCGGTTGGCTGGGCATTCTCGCCGACACGCCGCCGGTGCACGCCGAACTGGTGTACGCCAAGCACCCGCGTGGCTTTGCCCTGTGCAGCATGCGCTCGCCGACCCGCAGCCGTTATTACCTGCAAGTGCCAGCCGAAGAGCCGCTGGACGAATGGTCGGATGCGCGTTTTTGGGATGAACTGAAAACCCGCTTGCCCCGCAGCCTGGCCGAGCAGTTGGTCACAGGCCCATCGATTGAAAAAAGCATCGCGCCGCTGCGCAGCTTTGTGGTGGAGCCGATGCAATACGGGCGCCTGTTCCTGTTGGGGGACGCTGCGCATATCGTGCCGCCCACCGGGGCCAAGGGCTTGAACCTGGCGGCCAGTGATGTGAGCACCTTGTTCCGGATTTTGCTCAAGGTCTATGGCGAAGGGCGCGTGGATTTGCTGGAGCGCTATTCGGCCATTTGCCTACGCCGGGTGTGGAAGGCCGAGCGGTTTTCCTGGTGGATGACCTCGATGCTGCATCAATTCCCGGAAGCGGACGGCTTCAGCCAGCGCATCGCACAGAGCGAACTGGAGTACTTCATCCATTCAGAAGCCGGGCGAACCACCATTGCAGAAAATTACGTCGGGCTTCCTTACGAGGCTATCGAATAG